The Delphinus delphis chromosome 7, mDelDel1.2, whole genome shotgun sequence genome includes a window with the following:
- the LOC132427907 gene encoding serine protease 40-like produces MPQGPREPLSAQSGRRCRTGYMEIKGGSGPGWRGACTLAVILLYLHSLLLHTEVAGTTTTGPSQPAIAGPPLRAEEVCGRPAVTGRIFGGRDAPEKRWPWQVSLLYNGQHICGAALISAYWVASAAHCFQLSHDPSAYRILLGYHRLRTPTSHSGQASVYRVIVNTDFNKHYYMGSDITLLQLYRPVVFSDYIRPVCLPGPNTQLPPHTSCWITGWGMVTEERFLSAPYTLQEGEVGVMDNQVCASYFQGPDPNNNTYSIHDDMLCAGDLNTGKSICRGDSGGPLVCQLNNIWFLIGLSSWSMPCQEPIRPSVFTKVSYFTQWISEKQAASPNPDPSSIPPESKASVLSFSSLGRVHKPRSFLTLVTSQNFLLLLSFLWTQWL; encoded by the exons ATGCCCCAGGGCCCGCGCGAGCCGCTGTCCGCTCAGTCAGGTCGCAGATGCAGGACTGGCTACATGGAGATCAAGGGGGGCTCAGGTCCAGGCTGGCGGGGAGCCTGCACCCTGGCTGTCATCCTGCTGTACCTACACTCACTCCTGCTGCACACTGAGGTGGCTGGGACCACCACAACCGGACCGTCACAGCCAGCCATAGCTGGACCACCACTGCGCGCTGAAGAGG TGTGCGGGCGGCCTGCCGTAACTGGGAGGATCTTTGGTGGCCGGGACGCACCTGAGAAGCGGTGGCCATGGCAGGTCAGCCTGCTCTATAATGGTCAACACATCTGTGGAGCCGCCCTCATCAGTGCCTACTGGGTGGCCTCAGCTGCCCACTGTTTCCAACT GTCCCATGATCCATCTGCCTACAGAATCCTGCTAGGGTACCATCGGCTGAGAACTCCTACCTCACACAGTGGGCAGGCATCGGTGTACCGAGTCATCGTCAACACGGACTTTAACAAGCACTACTACATGGGGAGTGACATCACCCTGTTGCAGCTGTATCGGCCCGTGGTCTTTTCCGACTACATCCGCCCCGTCTGCCTCCCGGGACCTAACACACAGTTGCCCCCTCATACCTCCTGTTGGATAACTGGCTGGGGGATGGTCACCGAGGAAC ggTTCCTGTCTGCTCCCTACACGCTGCAGGAGGGAGAGGTTGGTGTCATGGACAATCAGGTTTGTGCATCGTATTTCCAGGGGCCAGATCCCAACAACAATACCTATTCTATACACGATGACATGCTGTGTGCCGGGGACCTCAACACAGGAAAGTCCATCTGCCGA GGAGATTCTGGGGGTCCCCTCGTCTGCCAGCTGAATAATATCTGGTTTCTGATTGGGCTGTCCAGCTGGAGTATGCCCTGCCAGGAGCCCATAAGACCCAGCGTCTTCACCAAGGTCTCCTACTTCACCCAATGGATCTCCGAGAAGCAGGCTGCCTCACCCAACCCTGATCCTTCCTCCATTCCTCCTGAGAGCAAAGCTTCTGTGCTCAGCTTTTCTTCTCTGGGCCGTGTCCACAAGCCCAGGAGCTTCCTAACCCTGGTGACTTCACAGAACTTCCTCCTGCTGCTGAGTTTCCTCTGGACACAGTGGCTGTGA